A window from Rhea pennata isolate bPtePen1 chromosome 1, bPtePen1.pri, whole genome shotgun sequence encodes these proteins:
- the LOC134141454 gene encoding transmembrane protein 140-like has translation MISMLSFILMFYALYWEAGNLVDLPEKRLGFYNFCLWNETAQKLQCLAYADLEGIAVNAEITKLAVFCSYSPIVFTLFYVIFILFAEHPLERQHRTAVWIVPLSSATLLLVALLLFLSQIWERIYISDLSCAFLALVFALILMLLQTLTAFNSLRSETHED, from the coding sequence ATGATTTCCATGTTATCCTTCATCCTGATGTTTTATGCCCTGTACTGGGAAGCTGGCAACCTTGTTGATCTTCCTGAGAAACGACTTGGTTTCTATAACTTCTGCCTGTGGAATGAGACGGCTCAAAAGCTACAGTGCCTGGCATATGCAGATCTGGAAGGCATTGCCGTCAATGCGGAAATAACAAAGTTAGCTGTTTTTTGTTCATATTCACCTATTGTCTTCACCCTGTTCTATGTTATTTTCATCTTATTTGCAGAGCACCCTCTTGAAAGACAGCACAGGACGGCTGTTTGGATTGTACCATTGTCCAGCGCAACACTTCTGCTTGTTGCTCTTCTCTTGTTTTTGTCCCAAATCTGGGAGCGGATTTATATCTCTGACCTTAGCTGTGCGTTCCTAGCACTAGTTTTCGCTCTGATCCTGATGCTGCTTCAGACTCTCACTGCATTTAATTCCCTCAGGTCAGAAACACATGAGGACTGA
- the CYREN gene encoding cell cycle regulator of non-homologous end joining, with protein sequence MAAGARRRLLPAWMAAAERPAPPSAPPRSARRWRRRQAAAAPRAATVYCMNEAELVDAALGALAEKLRREETEKARSGSEEEQELPPPPSDPASSAEEGSDRGAGLPSPPDAGAGASAERTSGEDPEDDVLKYVREIFFS encoded by the exons ATGGCGGCGGGCGCACGGCGGCGGTTGCTGCCTGCCTGgatggcggcggcggagcggcccgcgccgccgtcCGCGCCCCCCCGCTCGGcccggcggtggcggcggcggcaggcggcggcggcccccag GGCGGCGACCGTGTACTGCATGAACGAGGCGGAGCTGGTGGACGCGGCCCTGGGGGCGCTGGCCGAG AAGCTGCGGCGCGAGGAAACGGAGAAGGCCCGCTCTGGAAgcgaggaggagcaggagctcccgccgccgccgagcgaTCCCGCCAGCAGCGCGGAGGAAGGCAGCgaccgcggcgcggggctgccgtCCCCTCCGGACGCCGGCGCTGGGGCCAGTGCAGAGAGGACGAGTGGGGAGGACCCAGAGGACGATGTTCTGAAATACGTTAGGGAGATCTTTTTCAGCTAA
- the LOC134145961 gene encoding transmembrane protein 140-like has translation MRLLKQRCTGHLLCTLILLKAAGVLALMLYALLWEAGNLVNLPGKRIGFYNFCLWNETTMELQCLKYRHLQVMGISLTGIVLARVCVYSCLVFGIFYPLFVVHVKCMEDTEGWRAILIILVIKVMILSGGLGIFLFQTSHWLHPFEFTGGFLALLGTQALLLLQIFTATTYLSWAKHRYTCGSPFPEDAMSMEI, from the coding sequence ATGCGCCTGCTGAAACAGAGGTGCACTGGGCACCTGCTGTGCACACTGATCCTCCTGAAGGCTGCAGGGGTCTTGGCCTTGATGCTTTATGCTTTACTATGGGAAGCTGGGAACCTGGTCAACCTCCCTGGCAAGCGCATTGGCTTTTACAACTTCTGCCTGTGGAACGAGACAACCATGGAGCTGCAGTGCCTGAAGTACAGGCATCTGCAGGTGATGGGCATCAGCCTAACAGGAATAGTGCTAGCCAGGGTTTGTGTGTACTCTTGCCTGGTCTTTGGCATCTTCTATCCCCTTTTCGTTGTACATGTGAAGTGCATGGAAGACACGGAGGGCTGGAGGGCAATTCTCATCATACTCGTCATCAAGGTGATGATACTGTCTGGAGGCCTGGGTATATTTCTCTTCCAGACCTCGCATTGGCTTCACCCCTTCGAATTCACTGGGGGCTTCCTGGCACTGCTTGGGACTCAGGCTCTGCTACTCCTCCAGATTTTCACTGCCACTACGTACCTCAGCTGGGCCAAGCACAGGTATACATGCGGAAGCCCTTTCCCTGAGGATGCCATGTCCATGGAAATTTGA